Part of the Balaenoptera ricei isolate mBalRic1 unplaced genomic scaffold, mBalRic1.hap2 scaffold_788, whole genome shotgun sequence genome, TGCCAGAAGCAGCACCTCATCCTGCTGTCCAAGGTGCGACTGTGCGGGGGGCGGCCCGCGCGGCCGGACCGCTGCCCGGGTGAGTGGCTGGGGCGGGGTCTCCGGGCCGGGGGTCTCTCTGCCTGGGAGGTTGAGGCCAGGGACTCGGAAGAGCGGGGCCCGACTGACGGCGGCTCCCCGAAAGTGAAAGGGGGTGCACCTGGACCACAAACTCTCGGCCAGacgatgcctcagtttcccttctctCTCGCCCATAACCCCGAGTCTCCTTGCTTTCGAGGGCAAGGGGAAGGCTTGAGGGGCTAAGCCTGGTGCCCCGAAGCCTGGCAGCTCCCGCTCGCCCCCCCTCCCAACACACGAGTCCCCACCCCCACCGTCCTCTGCCTACGTGCGGTCTCTCGCGATTCTTTCAATGCCGAGCGGAGGGGCCTGGGGGTTCCGGACGCCTGGGTCACCCCGAGGGTTTCTGCGGCTCCggcagccccgcccccgcccccgccccgcttcTCCCGCTCCTCCGAGCCTTGGCTCCGTTCCTCCTCGCCGAGCTTGCCTGGCTCGGTACCAATCTCCCCAGCTCTCCCCGGGGTGTCCTTGCAGCTACCTCGCCAGTCCGCCCCTCTGTGCGCCCTCCTCCCGTGACCTGCACTTCAAGAAGGGAGCTGGGCACTCCCCCATGACCGCCTACGCGACTCCGAAATCGGGTCCCACGGGCTCAGGGGACCCTCTGCCGCGAGCAACTCAGACACACTACACGGCTGGATACCCGCACGGAGACTGGGGGTCGTACCATCTACGAGGGGGTACCGGGAACTCGGCCGCAAGCGCCGGGGGAGGAGAGTTGTGAGGGTTAGCGTGTGGTCCCCGTCCAGGTGCGACAGGCGGGAAGTCCCTCTGGCCTCGCTCCCGCCCGCTCCCAGCTCCCCTAGGGGgagacccccccgccccccgctggcGTCCTCCTCCCCCCGCCGCCGGCCCTCCGCAGTGGTACGGTCCGCAGCCCACCCTTTGAGTGGGACCCAGCCCCCACGTGAGTCAGCCTGCCTCACCAgctccctggccccctcccccatttccttGGTTTGCTACCGAATATCCCCCATCCCAGGCGGGTTACCTGGCTGAAGGGGAGAGGCTGAGCCTCAGGGAGGGCTGGGCCCCCGCGAGCCAGCAgactgacagacagacagacagacagatgggtcAGTGTCAGACAGGCCGGCGCTGGGCCAAGGCGAGGCCCGCGAGAAGCGAGCGGCAGCCGCAGCAGCAGGTGCTGAGTCAGCGTCAGGCCcagtcccacccccactcctgagGGGGCGCCCCTACCCTGGGGTCACCTTACTGCCCCCCACATTCGCAAACACACTGCCGCTTCAGCAGCTCTGCCTGTCTCCCTTTGTCCTCTGCCTTTCCATGtatctctccccttcctctaccttcttctcccctccccccattctggTTGAGCTGTAGAGTAGGAATTAAGCCTTTAAATAAATTTCAATCAATTAAACTGAAAGCTGGTTAGAGGAAGCAGAAGGGACCCACACCCCAGCTTCCTCTGGAGTCAAAGAGAGGTGGGAGAGACCTTGCTTAGAGGGTCAGGGAGCTGGGGCCCTGGgaccctcttccttccctccatcctcctttctttctctcctctgatcCCGCCAAGTGTAGCAATGTTTCTGGGAACAGAGATGTCATGTTCCAAGATGAATGTCTCTTTCTCCAGAGCCTCAGCTCAAAGGCATCGTCACCAAACTGTTCTGCTGCCAGGGTTTCTACCTCCAGGCGAATCCCGACGGGAGTATCCAGGGCACCCCAGAGGACACCAGCTCTTTCAGTGAGAGGGGAAGCCAGCTgctgggtgggaagggggagagcaGGCATAGGAGATGACAATCCTATTGTGGCTTCAGGTTCTGTTGTTTTCAGTCTGGCTCTTTGACCCcgcaaaggaagaagtagaactggGACCAGAATTGAGGGGGGGCTCAGATGGGGATTGGAGGCTTGGGGTACTGATAcctcttctctccacccccagcccacttCAACCTGATCCCTGTGGGGCTCCGTGTAGTCACCATCCAGAGTGCCAAGCTGGGTCACTACATGGCCATGAACGCTGAGGGGCTGCTCTACAGCTCGGTGAGACAAGGGGGCAGAGTGGCCTGGAGTCAGGGGACTCCCCTAGCTACAGCCTTCCCAACTACAGATATTTTGCAGCTCAgggcctcctctccctccagctcTTGCCGACACCCTGTCCTCACTGCCCGCTCCCAAGCACCTCCTCTAGGGTCCCTCCAATCCCTTCTCCTCCAATAGCCTCCTAAACACCCCCAGGCTCTTTGAATGTCCAACTCTTTCAACCTTTTAGAACCCCTGTGTCTTCTCCAACCTCCTCTAGACCTCATTATTACTCACTTCCCCAGAGTCATTCAGGATACTGGGGAAGGATTCAGGAACTCCTCCAAGCAGAAATTCTCTCCAGGTCCCCTGGATGGTGAGAGGTTGGGAGTAGAGCAGAGAGAAGTTATCTTCTTATTCCAGGCCCCCAGAAGTCTAGTTCCTGGCCCTCGGGGGCCACCAGACTCTTCCTCATCCTCCCTTTCTCCCAGTTCCtgcgtgggctcagaagttggctctcccagTCTCAAACGTATGGATTATATCCTGCCTTGTTCTTCCCAGGGCTCCCTTCTGTTCAGTGATGcgtctttttgtctttctgtctgtgtgtGCCTTTCTGGGTCTTTGTCTCCTCAGCCACATTTCACAGCTGAGTGTCGCTTTAAGGAGTGCGTCTCTGAGAATTACTATGTCCTGTACGCCTCTGCTCTCTATCGCCAGCGTCGTTCTGGCCGGTCCTGGTACCTGGGCCTGGACAAGGAGGGCCGAGTCATGAAGGGAAATCGAGTCAAGAAGACCAAGGCAGCCGCCCACTTTGTGCCCAAGCTCCTGGAGGGTGAGTatggacccccagggaagaggTGGACCACATGGGACGGTATTGACCTTGACAGGGACATTTAGTGACACACAGCTAAGGGGCTATAAGTGTTTTAAGAGGACACATGCTATGACAGGTCAAGCCAGGAAGGCTCTGGCCTTTGGAGGTTTGGGAAGCTCTCCTCCTGTGGGTTCCCAGAGGAGGATTGTAGGGGAAGGGAGCCCTTTCAGAGCTCTCTTGGTGCCTAActctccttcctgctcctctctctccccttcacagtgGCTGGGTACCGGGAGCCTTCTCTCCACAGTGTCCCTGAGACCTCCCCTTccaggccccctgccccctgccatgCAGTCCCCGGACTGGAGGCTCCCTACCCTCGCCACCACCACAGCCTGTCTCCCAGCCCTGCTTCTGGCCCTGCTCTCACCCCTGCTGCCACGCTCATGCCCTGAGCAGCCAGGTCCCACCAGGTGCTCTACCCAGAGGGAGCCTAGGGGCCGGCCGTGACTTCCGGGGCTGCTGAGACCCTCAGATCCTTGGGCCCGGGAAAGGGGTCAGAGAGGGGGGATGTCTGAAAATGGTCCTGGCTGAtcacttctttccttccacacTCACACCCTCCAAAGCCTTTTCCCGAGATGGCGCGGGGAGTTCCAAAACTGACAAAACCAGGGCATAAATCTTCCGCACCCCGGGCTCAGGCAGTTCCTGGAGCCCTTTGCCCTTTTCATGGCCACCAAGCCATAGATTTATAGGTCCACTGGAGCTCAGGAttagtttccttctttccctaCTCCACCTTTTGCCTTGTTCCAGACAGATTCTGGAACACCAGGCACCCCAGCCAGGGCCATTTCTGCACTCAGGGTCTGTGCTGGAACACAGGCAtgctgccaggctctgttctggaTCCATCAGGCTTCTGTCCTTCACCCAGATGGACCCCTGGTTTCCAAGTGGAGAGAGGCTGGATTTGGGCCCTGTCCAGCTGTTGGTCTTGGCCTGAATTGAGCCAGTCTCAGATCACCACAGGTTTAACTTTCTTACCCCAGAGACACCCAATTCTAGAGCGTGATGTTCTAGACACGTACGGAGCCATACTTCCTTCTGAATCTCAGCTCTAGGACATAGACCACGACTCTCAGCCCTTCCCTCTAGGATGGAACTAGAGCCTATATAGCCATGTTATTGCTCTAGAGTAAGAGTTCTAGACCCACGCTCCCACCTTCTCTAGTGATACCTGTTAAGCAGGAGCTCTGGAAAGGACCCAGCTATGATTCACAAAGAACTAAGTTCTGGCTGGATCAAGAACCACTTCTTGTTTTCCCTAGACAATTTTCCAAAAATCTTATTCTTTCTATAGAATGCTAACCTTCTTTTTTACATGCAGTTTCTAGCTCCTGCAACTCAGCTGGGGTCCTGCCAGGGAACAGAGGCTGAGGAAGGGCAGAGGAATTTTGGAAGGAATCCCTGGCTCATGGAAGAGCAGCTAGGATGGGGAAGGGGCCAGAACTATGGCATGACTGGACCTGTGCCTGGGTTGGGGGGACATGAACACTTAGCTACCTCAGCAGGAATTCCTTCCAGGTCCCCTTTAAAGCTGAGGTCTTTAGGGTAATGGGTctagaataaaaaagacaaatgggaCATAGCTTTGACCCCCCCCAAATGAGGAGACCCCAATTCAGCAATAAGTCCCACCCTTCTCCCCTACAGGTCAGGCCAAAGAGGGTGAGGGCCTCTTGGTCTCTAGACCTCATACACCCCTCCAGCTTCTAACTGAATAGAACTTGCTTTACCTCAGCTGGATGTTAGGTACCCAAAAAGGCTCTGCTCCCAGGGGACCGGTCTCCACTCCATGCTTTCTCAATTAAAGACGATTTATACAATTGAAGTGTTGTCTGCCATCTGTGGGTAGCAGGCTTTGGCAGTTGCTCGGGGAGGGATCAAGtcgcaggggcggggcggggcgggtgggCTGCCCCCCAATAACAGGTGCACATTCCTGGGCGCCTCGTCACTTCCCCTGCGCTGGCTGTCCTGGCGGCTCATCCAAGCGGACTCACTGAGCGACGCGGGCGGGCTATGACACCAGgggcgctgctgctgctgctgctgctgctgggggcGTTGGGGGCGCCGTTCGCCCCGGGTAAGTCTGGGCCTCAAAGGGGCAGTGACAGGGCCAGAGGTCGTGGCCAGGAACCAGAGCTTCACTCAgttctctcctcctccaggcGCCCGCGGCTCGGAAGCGGAGGGCCGACTCCGTGAGAAACTTTTCTCGGGCTATGATAGCTCGGTGAGGCCGGCGCGGGAGGTGGGAGACCGCGTCGGGGTCAGCGTTGGTCTCAGCCTAGCGCAATTAATCAGCCTGGTGAGGGCGCACGCGGGGAGTTAAGGTCTGGCCCACCAGCCGGCTGGGGGCGTGGCTTTAGGCAGGGCGGGACCCAGGGACCACTGGGGGCGGGGTCCGGGGCGAGGCCAGGCTGGGAGACTGACGGGCGGTTGGTAGAGATTGGGTCGAAATCGGACCAATGGACGACCTGTGGGCGTGGCTGCTGGACGGGCCAGGATTGAGCCGGGCAGGATGATGAACGGGCCTGTGGGCGGATCTCACAGTGGAGCTGGGGCCGATGGACAGGCCGGAGAGCGGACCTGGAGGCGGGGTCACAGGCTGGGGCGGACCTTGGTGCCGGACAGGGTCAATAAACAACAGCGGGCAGAGATTCACTCCGGCCGGGGCCGGGACTGGGACTGGTAAATGAACTGGCGGGCTGTACGGCCAGCAGGAAGTTTACGAGATAGAGGCGGGGCTTAAACCAACGCAGCTTATAGGAGGTGGGGCTTGAACCCAAGAGGGTGCGACTCAGAAAAAGAGGGGAGTTTCCAGGGAGAGTTTACCCACCGAGCCCCTCATTTCTCTACACTGACATCATATCTACCC contains:
- the LOC132358996 gene encoding fibroblast growth factor 11 isoform X2 — protein: MAAPASSLIRQKREVREPGGSRPVSAQRRVCPRGTKSLCQKQHLILLSKVRLCGGRPARPDRCPEPQLKGIVTKLFCCQGFYLQANPDGSIQGTPEDTSSFTHFNLIPVGLRVVTIQSAKLGHYMAMNAEGLLYSSPHFTAECRFKECVSENYYVLYASALYRQRRSGRSWYLGLDKEGRVMKGNRVKKTKAAAHFVPKLLEVAGYREPSLHSVPETSPSRPPAPCHAVPGLEAPYPRHHHSLSPSPASGPALTPAATLMP
- the LOC132358996 gene encoding fibroblast growth factor 11 isoform X3, with the translated sequence MAAPASSLIRQKREVREPGGSRPVSAQRRVCPRGTKSLCQKQHLILLSKVRLCGGRPARPDRCPEPQLKGIVTKLFCCQGFYLQANPDGSIQGTPEDTSSFTHFNLIPVGLRVVTIQSAKLGHYMAMNAEGLLYSSRRSGRSWYLGLDKEGRVMKGNRVKKTKAAAHFVPKLLEVAGYREPSLHSVPETSPSRPPAPCHAVPGLEAPYPRHHHSLSPSPASGPALTPAATLMP
- the LOC132358996 gene encoding uncharacterized protein LOC132358996 isoform X1 — its product is MSNSFNLLEPLCLLQPPLDLIITHFPRVIQDTGEGFRNSSKQKFSPGPLDGERLGVEQREVIFLFQAPRSLVPGPRGPPDSSSSSLSPSSCVGSEVGSPSLKRMDYILPCSSQGSLLFSDASFCLSVCVCLSGSLSPQPHFTAECRFKECVSENYYVLYASALYRQRRSGRSWYLGLDKEGRVMKGNRVKKTKAAAHFVPKLLEVAGYREPSLHSVPETSPSRPPAPCHAVPGLEAPYPRHHHSLSPSPASGPALTPAATLMP